The following is a genomic window from Methanoplanus sp. FWC-SCC4.
TTGTCGCTTAATTGGCGACTTGCATGAATGGATTAACGAGAGTCCTACTGTCCCAAACACAAGTCCGTTGAAGATTTTATCCTAGTGCAGAGGCTAGGGCCTCCATATGGGAAGTGAAGACCCCGTGGAGCTTTACTGCAGCCTGTCGTTGTGTTACGGTATTCCTTGCGCAGTGTAGATGGGAGACATCGAAGCTGCCCTCGTGGGGGCAGTGGAGTCGCAATCTGAGACACCATCCTTGGTTTACTGTAACACTAACTCTCTTTGAGAGGACATCGGTAGGTAGGCAGTTTGGGTGGGGCGCCACACCCTCGAAAAGATATCAAGGGTGCCCCAAGGTCAACTCATGTGAGTCAGAAACTCACAGGAGAGTGTCAAGAGCAAAAGTTGGCCTGACGCTGATACGAATAGCAAGTATCTGCGAGAGGAAACTCGGGTCTAACGAACCAATACGCGCTTTTGATGAGTGCTATTGACGACAGAAAAGCTACCCCGGGGATAACAGAGTCGTCGCCGGCAAGAGCACATATCGACCCGGCGGCTTGCTACCTCGATGTCGGTTCTTTCCATCCTGGCTGTGCAGCAGCAGCCAAGGGTGAGGTTGTTCGCCTATTAAAGGGGATCGTGAGCTGGGTTTAGACCGTCGTGAGACAGGTCGGTTACTATCTATATGGAGTGTTGGAAGTCTGAGGGTAAGACGGAAATAGTACGAGAGGAACTTTCCGTCGTCGCCACTGGTAGACCGGTTGTCCGACAGGGCAGTGCCGGGTGGCTACGCGATAAGGGATAAAAGCTGAAAGCATCTAAGCTTGAAACCTGACCCTAAAAGAGACTTCGTTATAGGACACGAGTAAAAGACTCGTTTGATAGACTTGGGATGTACGCACGAAGGCAACGACGTGTTCAGTCCACAAGCACTAACGTCCGATAATTCAGCAAAGGAATAACCGTTAAAGTCCAGACGAAATCTTGTGTATACAGTCCTTATGGCCAAGGTGGCGGAGCGGCCACGCGGTCGCCTGCAGAGCGACTACACCCCGGTTCAAGTCCGGGCCTTGGCTTCCTGAATAACTTTCGCAAGAAAGTTTGAAGGTACAGGAAATCTGTGATTTCCGAATCGCGAAATTTCCTGTTCAATTGCGGCCATAGCAGTGGGGCAACACCCGGACTCATTTCGAACCCGGCAGTTAAGCCCACTTACGTAGGACGTTGTACTGAGATACGAGAGTTCTCGGGAACCGTCCAACGCTGCAATTGTTCTGCTAGAAGATTTGAGTTTTTTTGTTATGTTTTTTTAATTGTAGTGCAAACTTTTGTAAAATTTCCGGTGTTTTTAATTTTGTAGTGTGAACTATGTTAAAATTTCCAACTTCTGAAAAGAATTTTGCATTATCCAAAAATGTGCAATAAAAATAAAGCGATTTCAGGGTTTTTTATTTTCTTCATCTGACCGGTTTCGTGCATACATGCACAAAAATTCACTGGTTCCCATTTTAACAAATGAATATGCAATTTCAACCGGGTATGATTCACCTGTACTTTTTTTATGTTTTGAATTCAGAATGATGTTTTTTTCTTTTTTCAGCCTGTTCCAGTGTTTTTTCCATGTATCCGTGGTGAATGAACCATCCAAATCGTAAATATCTTTTTCCAAAATTTCATCTTTTGAATATCCCCCAAAAAGGCATGCGGCTTTATTTGAATATACAATATTTCCCGGTTCGTCTGCATAATACACAAAATCCGGAAAGGTTTCAACAGATAACTGGGTTAAAAGAAGTCTGTTCTCAAAAATTTTCTTTTCAGTTATATCCCTTCCATAAAGAATTATATTCTGTTTGATCTTTGAATGCTGATTTTTTTGAATTATTATATTCATCCATAAATCAGAGTTATTTTTTAGGATATGGAATTCATTTGATATTGTTTTGCCTGATTTGAGTGTCTCTTTTATGTTGGCGGTTAATTTTTTTGAAATTGTTTCTGGAAAAATATCTTTGATATTCTCTTTTTCGGGGTAATTATTGTATATACTAAAAATTTCCCTGGCCTTCTCATTTGCGTACTTTATGTTTCCGTCATCTTCAATTATAGCAACAGCATCAACAAAACCGTCAAGTATCCTTCTGCTTTTTAATTCAAAATGTTTTAATCCCAGTATGAGTCCGATAATATCTGAGGATACAGTCAGAGCATCAATTTCTTCCTGATTCCATTCTTTTCTCTCATTGCATATATCGACCTTTAGAAATCCTCTGAATTCATTGTTAATATTTAGAGGTATTGAAATGAATGATGAAATTTCGTTTCTTTTCAGAATTTCATTATTCGGGTTATCTGTTTTGTCATCAATATAAATGGAAAAAGGTTCTGATGTAAGTTTATCTGATATTGGCTCTTCATCACAGTTTTCAGCAATTTCTTTGATTAAAATTTCACTGTCAGGAAGAAAGTCATAGTTTTTGCTGGTCCATTCATATTTTTTGATAAATCCTCCCGAATCTGTTTTGAACAGTGATACTCTGCATGAGTCAAGTGATACACCAATAATTCTTAGAATATTGTTTAGATCCTGATGAATAGAATTTGTCTTGGTCAGATAATTTATTGAGGAGCCTAAGGCATCAAAGATCCGCATTTTATTAATGAGTCCCTGATGTGAGGCATTTTTAAGCGTTATATCAATTATTGAGAATAATATTTGTCCGGATTTTTCTTTTTGATAAGGGAGAGGGGCAGCATAAATGATTGAGCTTATTTCCTGTTTGTTTTTTCTTTTTATTTTTAATTCAATTTTGTTTTCTTTTTTTTCTTTTGTGACATTATTCAGGAATTTGTTAAAGGTTTCTCTGTCATTATCAGAAAGCAGACCTGAGAACAAATTTCCATTTATGTCCTGATCGGTATAGCCGGATATTTTTTTCCAGTTTTTATTGGATGCAATTATTGCGCCCGAATTATCAAGAATCACATTTGAAACAGGAGCATTCTCAAAAAATAGTTTATTTTTTTTGGAATTTAAAAGCAGAGCCCTTTCAATTTTGTATAAGGAGACGGAGTGTTCAATAAAGTCTGAAAAATCAATATCGTTGAGTTTACCGGCCGTAAGTTCCACGATTTTACATTTCTTTGTTTCAGGGACCTGGTAGCTGAATTCATTTTCTGTGACTAAAATAAAAAGTGAATTTTCGGAAGATATCTCATCCAGAATCATTTCCGGATCGGAATTTTCAGATGTAAAATAAACGATGACATCAAAGAATTCACTATTTATCTCATCTATTGCATATTCGTCGTGAATTGCAGTAGTGATATTAAAAATATCGGATTGTCTGATGTACTTTTCAGTATTTAAGATTCGTTTTTTATCAGAATCCACCAAAAGTATTTTGATCAGCCTTTAATCCCCCAAATTTTTTTAGTAATAAGAAATAGGCAATTATTATTTATTAAATAAATGGGTAAAAAATAAATCCATTTTTTGTTAAAGAGATGTATTAAGATAAATTCAGAAATATGGTGGCAGTAAACTCTATCCGTCAAAATTTCAGAAAAATGTATATATTGTTAAGTATTTTTATATGACTATGGTAATCAGGGTTCATGAGCAAAAGGATCTGATTGAAA
Proteins encoded in this region:
- a CDS encoding PAS domain S-box protein, which produces MDSDKKRILNTEKYIRQSDIFNITTAIHDEYAIDEINSEFFDVIVYFTSENSDPEMILDEISSENSLFILVTENEFSYQVPETKKCKIVELTAGKLNDIDFSDFIEHSVSLYKIERALLLNSKKNKLFFENAPVSNVILDNSGAIIASNKNWKKISGYTDQDINGNLFSGLLSDNDRETFNKFLNNVTKEKKENKIELKIKRKNKQEISSIIYAAPLPYQKEKSGQILFSIIDITLKNASHQGLINKMRIFDALGSSINYLTKTNSIHQDLNNILRIIGVSLDSCRVSLFKTDSGGFIKKYEWTSKNYDFLPDSEILIKEIAENCDEEPISDKLTSEPFSIYIDDKTDNPNNEILKRNEISSFISIPLNINNEFRGFLKVDICNERKEWNQEEIDALTVSSDIIGLILGLKHFELKSRRILDGFVDAVAIIEDDGNIKYANEKAREIFSIYNNYPEKENIKDIFPETISKKLTANIKETLKSGKTISNEFHILKNNSDLWMNIIIQKNQHSKIKQNIILYGRDITEKKIFENRLLLTQLSVETFPDFVYYADEPGNIVYSNKAACLFGGYSKDEILEKDIYDLDGSFTTDTWKKHWNRLKKEKNIILNSKHKKSTGESYPVEIAYSFVKMGTSEFLCMYARNRSDEENKKP